In Eubalaena glacialis isolate mEubGla1 chromosome 3, mEubGla1.1.hap2.+ XY, whole genome shotgun sequence, the following are encoded in one genomic region:
- the PRDM2 gene encoding PR domain zinc finger protein 2 isoform X6 — protein sequence MRDSVEGPRDEDEKPSASAAEQTAALQEVVSQDVPPELALPPPAQVPQAGPAAELEAARSEANDMEEEEEEEEEGEEEEEEEEEEEEELDEEEEEAADVPDESSTKEPEIRCDEKPEDLLEEPKTVPKDALEDSPEVAPAIRIPKAKEEANGDVFETFLFPCQHCERKFTTKQGLERHMHIHISTVNHAFKCKYCGKAFGTQINRRRHERRHEAGLKRKPSLTLRPPEAPADGKAPGDAAPPKDDAQPPGLGQDSLTLTSEKASQDTVNSSVVEENGEVKELHPCQYCKKVFGTHTNMRRHQRRVHERHLIPKGVRRKGGLLEEQQPPAEQAAPAQSVYVPSTEPEEEGEADDVYIMDISSNISENLNYYIDGKIQTSCSTSNCDVIEMESSSADLYGINCLLAPVTVEITQNIKTTQVPITDDLPKEPSSSTHSEPKKRRTASPPVLPRIKAETESEPVAPSCSLSLPLSISTTEAVSFHKEKNVYLSSKLKQLLQTQDKLTPPAGISATEIPKLGPVCVSTPASMLPVTSSRFKRRTSSPPSSPQHSPALRDFGKPGDGKAMWTEAVLSSKKPKLESHSNSPAWSLSGRDERETGSPPGFDEYKVSKEWAASSTFSNVCNQQPLDLSSGVKQKAEGTGKAPVQWESVLDLSVHKKPSSDSEGKEFKENHLVQPACSAVKKKKPTTCMLQKVLLNEYNGVDLPVENAPDVTRSPSPCKPLDPQPDPDLGPDSSLSVPPGESSPSSPALQTSSLSSGQLPPLLTPTNPSSPQPCPPVLTVATPPPPLLPTVPLPAPASGASPHPCPSPLSNATAQSPLPILSPTVSPSPSPIPSVEPLMSAASPGPPTLSSSSSSSSSPSFSSSSSSSSPSPPPLSAVSSVVSSGDNLEACLPMISFKQEELENEGLKAREESQSATARDIVQETFNKNFVCNVCESPFLSIKDLTKHLSIHAEEWPFKCEFCVQLFKAKTDLSEHRFLLHGVGNIFVCSVCKKEFAFLCNLQQHQRDLHPDKVCTHHEFESGTLRPQNFTDPSKAHVEHMQSLPEDPLETSKEEEELNDSSEELYTTIKIMASGIKTKDPDVRLGLNQHYPSFKPPPFQYHHRNPLGIGVTATNFTTHNIPQTFTTAIRCTKCGKGVDNMPELHKHILACASASDKKRYTPKKNPVPLKQTVQPRNGVVVLDNSGKNAFRRMGQPKRLNFSVELSKMSSNKLKLNALKKKNQLVQKAILQKNKSAKQKADLKNAPESSSHICPYCNREFTYIGSLNKHAAFSCPKKPLSPSKKKVSHSSKKGGHPSPAGSDKTNSSSHRRRTADAEIKMQSMQAPLGKTRARSSGPAQVPPPSSSFRSKQNVKFAASVKSKKPSSSLRNSSPIRMAKMTHNESKKPKAAAKNHAAQLSGKTCRSLHVRAQKSRAVLQSKSASASKKRTDRFNVKSRERSGGPITRSLQLAAAADPSENRREDGSGKQELKDLSYSLRLASRCPPPAAPYITRQCRNVKATAAAQFQGSLFKE from the coding sequence ggaagaggaggaggaggaggagggggaggaggaggaggaggaggaggaggaggaggaggaggagttggacgaagaggaggaggaagcagctGACGTGCCAGATGAAAGCTCCACGAAAGAGCCGGAGATACGATGTGATGAGAAGCCAGAGGATTTATTAGAAGAACCAAAAACTGTTCCGAAGGACGCTCTTGAAGACTCTCCAGAGGTAGCACCTGCTATCAGAATTCCCAAAGCTAAAGAAGAGGCCAATGGTGACGTGTTTGAAACGTTTCTGTTTCCGTGTCAGCATTGCGAGAGGAAGTTCACGACCAAACAGGGGCTGGAACGGCACATGCACATCCACATATCCACGGTAAACCACGCCTTCAAGTGCAAGTACTGCGGGAAGGCGTTCGGCACGCAGATCAACAGGCGGCGGCACGAGCGGCGCCACGAGGCGGGGCTGAAGCGGAAGCCCAGCCTGACACTCCGGCCGCCGGAGGCCCCAGCCGATGGCAAGGCGCCCGGGGACGCCGCTCCTCCGAAGGATGACGCGCAGCCTCCCGGTCTTGGGCAAGACTCCCTGACCTTGACTTCAGAGAAGGCTTCCCAAGACACAGTAAATTCTTCTGTTGTAGAAGAGAACGGAGAAGTGAAAGAGCTTCATCCGTGCCAATACTGTAAAAAGGTTTTTGGAACTCACACTAACATGAGGCGGCATCAGCGCAGGGTTCACGAGCGTCACCTGATTCCTAAAGGTGTGCGGCGAAAAGGGGGTCTCCTCGAAGAGCAGCAGCCCCCAGCAGAGCAGGCCGCGCCTGCCCAGAGTGTCTACGTACCCAGCACAGagccagaggaggagggggaggcagacGACGTGTACATCATGGATATTTCTAGCAATATCTCTGAAAATTTAAATTACTATATTGATGGTAAAATTCAGACCAGCTGCAGCACCAGTAACTGTGACGTTATTGAGATGGAATCCAGTTCGGCAGACTTGTATGGTATCAACTGTCTGCTCGCTCCGGTTacagtggaaataactcaaaatatAAAGACCACACAGGTCCCTATAACAGATGATCTTCCTAAAGAGCCTTCCAGCAGCACACACAGTGAGCCCAAGAAACGGAGGACTGCCAGTCCTCCTGTGTTGCCCAGAATTAAAGCTGAGACCGAGTCTGAGCCCGTAGCGCCTTCGTGTTCCTTGAGTCTGCCTCTCAGCATATCAACCACAGAGGCCGTGTCGttccacaaagagaaaaatgtgtatttgtcGTCAAAGCTCAAACAACTTCTTCAAACCCAGGATAAACTAACTCCTCCTGCAGGGATTTCAGCCACTGAAATACCTAAATTAGGTCCTGTATGTGTGTCCACTCCTGCGTCGATGCTACCTGTGACCTCGAGCAGGTTTAAGAGGCGGACCAGCTCTCCCCCCAGCTCTCCACAACACAGTCCTGCCCTTCGAGACTTTGGAAAGCCAGGCGATGGGAAAGCCATGTGGACTGAGGCAGTTCTAAGTTCCAAAAAGCCCAAATTAGAAAGTCATAGCAACTCACCAGCATGGAGTTTGTCTgggagagatgagagagaaacTGGGAGCCCTCCAGGCTTTGATGAATATAAAGTATCTAAAGAGTGGGCAGCTAGTTCTACTTTTAGCAATGTATGCAACCAACAGCCACTGGATTTATCCAGTGGGGTAAAACAGAAGGCTGAGGGTACGGGCAAGGCTCCGGTCCAGTGGGAATCTGTGTTAGATCTCAGTGTGCATAAAAAGCCTAGTAGTGACTCTGAAGGCAAGGAATTCAAAGAAAATCATTTGGTGCAACcagcctgcagtgctgtaaagaaaaagaaaccaaccaCCTGCATGCTACAGAAGGTCCTTCTCAATGAATACAATGGCGTTGACTTACCTGTAGAAAATGCTCCAGATGTGACCAGGAGCCCCAGTCCTTGTAAACCCCTAGATCCTCAGCCGGACCCTGACCTTGGTCCCGACTCTAGCTTATCTGTCCCTCCTGGCGAGTCTTCTCCTTCGTCACCTGCCCTGCAGACATCTTCCCTTTCTTCCGGGCAGCTGCCGCCTCTCTTGACCCCAACCAATCCCTCTTCCCCCCAACCCTGTCCTCCTGTGTTAACTGTTGCCACTCCACCCCCTCCACTGCTTCCTACTGTACCTCTTCCAGCCCCCGCTTCCGGGGCATCCCCTCATCCGTGTCCCTCTCCACTCTCGAATGCCACCGCACAGTCCCCACTTCCAATTCTTTCCCCAACGGTGTCTCCCTCGCCATCTCCCATTCCTTCCGTGGAGCCCCTTATGTCTGCTGCTTCACCGGGGCCTCCGACACtctcttcatcttcctcctcatcttcttcgccttcattctcttcttcatcctcctcctcttctccttcgcCACCTCCTCTCTCAGCAGTATCATCTGTGGTTTCCTCTGGGGATAATCTGGAAGCCTGTCTCCCCATGATATCTTTTAAACAGGAGGAATTAGAGAATGAGGGTCTGAAAGCGAGGGAAGAATCCCAGTCTGCCACTGCGCGGGATATCGTTCAGGAgacattcaacaaaaattttgtCTGCAACGTCTGTGAATCACCTTTTCTTTCCATTAAAGATCTAACCAaacatttatccattcatgcCGAGGAATGGCCCTTCAAATGTGAATTTTGTGTGCAGCTCTTTAAGGCTAAAACTGATTTGTCAGAACATCGCTTTTTGCTTCATGGAGTTGGGAATATCTTTGTGTGTTCGGTTTGTAAAAAAGAATTTGCGTTTTTGTGCAATCTGCAGCAGCACCAGCGAGATCTCCACCCCGATAAAGTGTGCACACACCATGAGTTTGAAAGTGGCACCCTGAGACCCCAGAACTTTACGGATCCCAGCAAGGCCCACGTAGAGCATATGCAGAGTTTGCCAGAAGATCCTTTAGAAACGTCTAAAGAAGAAGAGGAGCTGAACGATTCCTCAGAAGAGCTTTACACGACCATAAAAATAATGGCTTCTGGAATAAAGACGAAAGATCCAGATGTTCGATTGGGTCTCAATCAACATTACCCAAGCTTTAAACCTCCTCCATTTCAGTACCATCACCGCAACCCCCTGGGCATTGGTGTGACGGCCACAAATTTCACTACACACAATATCCCACAGACGTTTACTACCGCCATCCGCTGCACCAAGTGTGGGAAAGGTGTGGACAACATGCCTGAGCTGCACAAACACATCCTGGCGTGTGCTTCCGCTAGCGACAAGAAGAGGTATACCCCGAAGAAAAATCCAGTCCCGCTGAAACAGACTGTGCAGCCCAGAAACGGTGTGGTGGTTTTGGACAACTCTGGGAAGAACGCCTTCAGACGAATGGGACAGCCCAAAAGACTGAACTTCAGTGTTGAGCTCAGCAAGATGTCCTCAAATAAGCTCAAGTTAAATGcgttgaagaaaaaaaaccagcTTGTCCAGAAAGCCATCCTTCAGAAAAACaaatctgcaaagcagaaagCCGACCTAAAAAACGCTCCTGAGTCGTCCTCGCACATCTGCCCGTACTGCAACAGAGAGTTCACGTACATCGGGAGCCTGAACAAGCACGCCGCTTTCAGCTGTCCCAAAAAACCTCTTtctccttccaaaaaaaaagtttcccattCATCCAAGAAAGGAGGACACCCGTCCCCTGCAGGTAGTGACAAAACCAACAGCAGCAGCCACCGCAGACGGACAGCGGATGCAGAGATCAAAATGCAGAGCATGCAGGCGCCTTTGGGCAAGACCAGAGCTCGCAGCTCGGGCCCTGCACAGGTCCCACCGCCCTCCTCGTCCTTCAGGTCCAAGCAGAATGTTAAATTTGCAGCTTCGGTTAAGTCCAAAAAACCGAGCTCCTCCTTAAGGAACTCAAGCCCGATACGAATGGCCAAAATGACTCACAACGAGAGCAAGAAGCCCAAAGCTGCAGCCAAGAATCATGCAGCTCAGCTCTCGGGCAAGACGTGTCGGAGCCTGCACGTGAGGGCACAGAAAAGCAGAGCTGTCCTACAGAGCAAATCGGCCTCGGCCAGTAAGAAACGGACAGACAGGTTCAATGTAAAATCTAGAGAACGAAGTGGGGGGCCGATCACCCGAAGCCTGCAGCTGGCAGCTGCCGCCGACCCGAGTGAGAACAGGAGGGAGGACGGCAGTGGCAAGCAGGAGCTGAAGGACTTAAG